From a region of the Megalops cyprinoides isolate fMegCyp1 chromosome 13, fMegCyp1.pri, whole genome shotgun sequence genome:
- the LOC118788537 gene encoding achaete-scute homolog 1b-like, protein MESTTIATTQITQGAYSFGIAEGRPPITLQASAQDCGIPSATSQQPKSKVLKRQRSSSPELLRCKRRLSFNGLGYTIPQQQPVAVARRNERERNRVKQVNMGFQTLRQHVPNGAANKKMSKVETLRSAVEYIRALQQLLDEHDAVSAAFQCGVPSPTLSNSYSADPESPHSTYSSDEGSYEHLSSEEQELLDFTTWFDRY, encoded by the coding sequence ATGGAAAGCACCACCATCGCCACAACACAAATCACGCAAGGTGCATACTCTTTCGGGATCGCGGAGGGCCGTCCCCCGATCACCTTGCAAGCTTCGGCACAGGACTGCGGTATCCCCAGCGCCACGAGCCAGCAACCCAAGAGCAAAGTGCTGAAAAGACAGCGCTCTAGTTCGCCGGAACTTCTCCGGTGCAAAAGGAGGCTAAGCTTCAATGGACTGGGCTATACAATTCCACAGCAGCAGCCCGTCGCGGTGGCCAGACGCAACGAGCGGGAGAGGAACCGGGTCAAACAGGTCAACATGGGCTTCCAGACGCTGCGCCAGCACGTGCCCAACGGGGCAGCCAACAAAAAGATGAGCAAGGTGGAGACGCTGCGTTCGGCGGTCGAGTACATCCGTGCATTACAGCAGCTTCTGGACGAGCACGATGCAGTGTCAGCGGCATTTCAGTGCGGGGTACCGTCCCCTACACTCTCAAATAGCTACTCCGCGGACCCAGAATCGCCTCATTCCACTTATTCCTCAGACGAAGGTAGCTACGAGCATCTAAGTTCGGAAGAGCAAGAGCTGTTGGATTTCACGACCTGGTTCGACAGATACTGA